A single window of Oreochromis aureus strain Israel breed Guangdong linkage group 7, ZZ_aureus, whole genome shotgun sequence DNA harbors:
- the LOC120441222 gene encoding heat shock protein 30-like — MLCSHGVQSALSPFMDFYWPVRSLWPEIKPLFYQQDLLQRNLQELRSSLELMDKLQHRILEETEPFQSSMAAQPLSCQLEKEGDKFGLMLDTRGFSPEELSVRQVGRKLRVSGKTEKKQEDGKGSYSYRLQEFRQEFDLPEGLNPEAITCHLSPDGKLHIQAAKALCVEEAERELTIKRSSEDKPQQSVCSQAEDSRTETHSSTQDKPENMD, encoded by the coding sequence atGCTGTGCTCTCATGGAGTCCAGTCTGCACTCAGTCCATTCATGGACTTCTACTGGCCTGTACGCAGTCTGTGGCCAGAGATCAAGCCTCTGTTCTACCAGCAGGATCTCCTGCAGAGAAACCTACAGGAGCTGCGCAGCAGTCTGGAGCTGATGGATAAACTTCAACACAGGATCCTGGAGGAGACAGAGCCTTTCCAAAGCAGCATGGCTGCACAACCACTCTCCTGCCAGCTGGAGAAAGAGGGAGACAAGTTTGGTCTGATGCTGGACACTCGAGGCTTTTCCCCAGAGGAGCTGTCTGTCAGGCAGGTGGGCAGGAAGCTGAGAGTCAGTGGCaagacagaaaagaagcagGAGGACGGGAAAGGCTCGTACTCTTACAGACTGCAGGAGTTCAGACAGGAGTTTGATCTGCCTGAAGGACTGAACCCCGAAGCCATCACCTGCCACCTGTCTCCAGATGGGAAGCTCCACATCCAGGCAGCCAAAGCTCTGTGTGTTGAAGAGGCTGAGAGAGAGCTGACTATCAAGAGGAGCTCAGAGGACAAACCACAGCAGAGTGTGTGTTCACAGGCAGAAGACAGcaggacagagacacacagcagcacacaggACAAACCTGAAAACATGGACTGA
- the smad2 gene encoding mothers against decapentaplegic homolog 2 isoform X2, which produces MSSILPFTPPVVKRLLGWKKTPAGSGGAGGGIGGVGEQNGGGQEEKWCEKAVKSLVKKLKKTGQLDELEKAISTQNSNTKCVTIPSNCSDLWGLGSGHMIEQWDSAGMYGYPDHSRSLDGRLQVSHRKGLPHVIYCRLWRWPDLHSHHELRAIDTCQYAFNLKKDEVCVNPYHYQRVETPVLPPVLVPRHTEILTELPPLDDFTNSIPENTNFPAGIDPPNNYIPDTPPPGYMSEDGETSDQQMNQSSPAEMSPSTLSPVSHGLDLQPVTYSEPAFWCSIAYYELNQRVGETFHASQPSLTVDGFTDPSNSERFCLGLLSNVNRNATVEMTRRHIGRGVRLYYIGGEVFAECLSDSAIFVQSPNCNQRYGWHPATVCKIPPGCNLKIFNNQEFAALLAQSVNQGFEAVYQLTRMCTIRMSFVKGWGAEYRRQTVTSTPCWIELHLNGPLQWLDKVLTQMGSPSVRCSSMS; this is translated from the exons ATGTCCTCCATCCTTCCCTTCACCCCACCTGTTGTGAAACGACTCTTGGGATGGAAGAAGACTCCAGCAGGGAgcggaggagcaggaggaggaatcGGAGGCGTTGGGGAGCAGAATGGAGGTGGACAGGAGGAGAagtggtgtgaaaaagcagttaaaagCTTGGTAAAGAAGCTTAAGAAGACGGGACAATTGGACGAGCTAGAGAAAGCGATCAGTACACAGAACAGCAACACAAAGTGTGTCACCATACCCAG CAATTGCTCAGACCTTTGGGGTCTAGGCTCAGGCCACATGATAGAGCAGTGGGACTCAGCAGGCATGTACGGATACCCTGACCACAGCAG GTCACTGGATGGCCGTCTTCAGGTGTCTCATCGTAAGGGCCTGCCACACGTCATCTACTGCCGCCTGTGGAGATGGCCTGACCTTCACAGCCACCATGAGCTGAGGGCCATTGACACCTGCCAGTATGCATTCAACCTTAAGAAGGATGAAGTGTGTGTCAATCCCTACCATTATCAGAGAGTGGAGACACCTG tgCTGCCGCCGGTGTTGGTCCCACGTCACACAGAGATTCTGACAGAGCTTCCGCCTCTAGACGACTTTACAAACTCCATTCCTGAAAACACCAACTTCCCTGCAGGCATAGATCCTCCTAATAACTATATACCAG ACACTCCTCCACCTGGCTATATGAGTGAAGATGGCGAAACCAGCGACCAGCAGATGAATCAAA GCTCACCAGCAGAAATGTCACCGAGCACCCTGTCTCCTGTCAGTCACGGCCTGG ACCTTCAGCCAGTCACCTATAGTGAACCAGCATTCTGGTGCTCTATAGCTTACTACGAGCTAAACCAGCGGGTTGGAGAGACGTTCCATGCCTCACAGCCATCCCTGACCGTTGATGGCTTCACCGATCCCTCCAACTCTGAACGCTTCTGTTTAGGGCTTCTCAGCAATGTTAACAGAAATGCTACTGTTGAAATGACAAGGAGACATATAG GTCGTGGCGTGAGATTGTATTATATCGGAGGGGAGGTGTTTGCCGAGTGCCTCAGCGACAGTGCCATTTTTGTCCAGAGTCCTAACTGCAATCAGCGATATGGCTGGCACCCTGCCACAGTCTGCAAGATACCACCAG GCTGTAATCTGAAGATTTTTAACAACCAGGAGTTTGCTGCACTGCTGGCCCAGTCAGTAAATCAAGGGTTTGAGGCTGTATACCAACTAACCAGGATGTGCACCATCAGAATGAGCTTTGTCAAGGGCTGGGGAGCAGAGTACAG GCGTCAGACAGTCACCAGCACCCCTTGTTGGATTGAATTGCATCTCAACGGCCCCCTCCAGTGGTTGGATAAGGTGTTGACCCAAATGGGTTCACCCTCAGTGCGCTGCTCTAGTATGTCCTAA
- the LOC116324972 gene encoding heat shock protein 30-like, whose amino-acid sequence MLCSHGVQSALSPFMDFYWPVRSLWPEIKPLFYQQDLLQRNLQELRSSLELMDKLQHRILEETEPFQSSMAVQPLSCQLEKEGDKFALTLDTRGFSPEELSVRQVGRKLRVSGKTEKKQEDGKGSYSYRLQEFRQEFDLPEGLNPEAITFHLSPDGKLHIQAAKALCVEEAERELTIKRSSEDKPQQSVCSQAEDSRTETHSSTQGKPENMD is encoded by the coding sequence atGCTGTGCTCTCATGGAGTCCAGTCTGCACTCAGTCCATTCATGGACTTCTACTGGCCTGTACGCAGTCTGTGGCCAGAGATCAAGCCTCTGTTCTACCAGCAGGATCTCCTGCAGAGAAACCTACAGGAGCTGCGCAGCAGTCTGGAGCTGATGGATAAACTTCAACACAGGATCCTGGAGGAGACAGAGCCTTTCCAAAGCAGCATGGCTGTACAACCACTCTCCTGCCAGCTGGAGAAAGAGGGAGACAAGTTTGCTCTGACGCTGGACACTCGAGGCTTTTCCCCAGAGGAGCTGTCTGTCAGGCAGGTGGGCAGGAAGCTGAGAGTCAGTGGCAAGACAGAGAAGAAGCAGGAGGACGGGAAAGGCTCGTACTCTTACAGACTGCAGGAGTTCAGACAGGAGTTTGATCTGCCCGAAGGACTGAACCCCGAAGCCATCACCTTCCACCTGTCTCCCGATGGGAAGCTCCACATCCAGGCAGCCAAAGCTCTGTGTGTTGAAGAGGCTGAGAGAGAGCTGACTATCAAGAGGAGCTCAGAGGACAAACCACAGCAGAGTGTGTGTTCACAGGCAGAAGACAGcaggacagagacacacagcagcacacaggGCAAACCTGAAAACATGGACTGA
- the LOC116324983 gene encoding N-acetyllactosaminide beta-1,3-N-acetylglucosaminyltransferase 2, giving the protein MGKCCKRNGRLLCLCLLPCMMTGHLLIYIGVSIFITISYAPPKIILHYIAPGISANSSTMASHPLGPFWNLRLEDSALWNQLQHAWDREHNPLLRGNTTRIQRKPKAKFLSEINNECLSDNTSHKCSVPHMQDINRLPEQIRAFIRSMYYREYPLLINQPGMCRKDNSSFDLDSPMLLMAIKSQVGNFENRQAIRETWGRSGLVEGESNKKGGLVRTVFLLGRQDSSTGPHPDLKNLLELENLKYGDILLWDFRDTFYNLTLKDLLFWRWFKQYCPTAIFVFKGDDDVFVRTNALLDYLHEKKEEHKLQLALKRKTEMNMFIGDVITNAMPNREPSTKYYIPENFYKGVYPPYAGGGGVVYSGSLALRLKEVSERVHLFPIDDVYLGMCLHRLGLSPTHHPGFLTFDLPAGERENPCAYRSVVLVHKRSPKEMVTLWKKLQNLPGQC; this is encoded by the coding sequence ATGGGAAAATGCTGCAAACGCAATGGGAGACTGCTGTGCTTGTGTCTGCTGCCTTGTATGATGACTGGCCATCTTTTAATTTATATTGGAGTCTCCATATTCATCACCATCTCCTACGCTCCGCCAAAAATAATTCTCCACTATATTGCTCCAGGGATTTCTGCTAATTCTTCAACTATGGCCTCCCATCCACTTGGGCCTTTCTGGAACCTTCGTTTGGAGGACAGTgctctgtggaaccagcttcagcaTGCTTGGGACCGTGAGCACAATCCACTACTGAGAGGAAACACAACTCGCATACAGAGGAAGCCCAAAGCTAAGTTTTTATCAGAGATTAACAATGAATGTCTTTCTGACAACACTTCACACAAGTGTTCAGTCCCTCACATGCAAGATATAAACAGGCTGCCAGAACAGATTAGGGCATTTATCAGGTCAATGTACTACAGGGAGTACCCCCTTCTTATCAACCAACCTGGTATGTGTAGGAAAGACAACAGTAGCTTTGATCTGGACTCTCCCATGCTCCTCATGGCTATCAAATCTCAAGTGGGGAACTTTGAAAATAGGCAGGCAATCCGTGAAACGTGGGGACGCAGTGGTCTGGTGGAAGGggaatcaaataaaaaaggtgGATTGGTGCGCACAGTCTTTCTTCTCGGAAGGCAGGATTCAAGTACGGGTCCACACCCAGACCTAAAAAATCTCCTGGAGCTAGAGAACCTGAAGTATGGGGATATTCTACTGTGGGACTTCAGAGATACTTTTTATAATTTGACCCTAAAGGACTTGCTGTTCTGGCGATGGTTCAAGCAGTACTGTCCCACTGCCATCTTTGTTTTCAAAGGGGACGATGACGTCTTTGTCAGAACAAATGCCCTTCTGGATTATCTCCACGAGAAGAAGGAGGAGCACAAACTACAGCTAGctttaaaaaggaaaactgaGATGAATATGTTCATTGGGGACGTGATTACTAATGCAATGCCAAACCGTGAACCGtccacaaaatactacatacCAGAAAATTTCTACAAAGGAGTGTACCCACCCTATGCTGGTGGAGGAGGGGTGGTGTATTCTGGATCACTTGCACTACGTTTGAAAGAGGTGTCTGAGAGGGTCCACCTTTTCCCTATTGATGATGTGTATCTTGGAATGTGCCTGCACAGACTTGGGCTTTCTCCAACCCATCACCCGGGTTTTTTAACATTTGACCTCCCAGCAGGAGAAAGGGAAAATCCTTGTGCATACAGATCTGTTGTGCTCGTTCACAAACGGAGTCCCAAGGAGATGGTTACTCTGTGGAAAAAGCTCCAGAACCTGCCTGGTCAATGCTGA
- the smad2 gene encoding mothers against decapentaplegic homolog 2 isoform X1 — MSSILPFTPPVVKRLLGWKKTPAGSGGAGGGIGGVGEQNGGGQEEKWCEKAVKSLVKKLKKTGQLDELEKAISTQNSNTKCVTIPSNCSDLWGLGSGHMIEQWDSAGMYGYPDHSRSLDGRLQVSHRKGLPHVIYCRLWRWPDLHSHHELRAIDTCQYAFNLKKDEVCVNPYHYQRVETPVLPPVLVPRHTEILTELPPLDDFTNSIPENTNFPAGIDPPNNYIPDTPPPGYMSEDGETSDQQMNQSMESGSPAEMSPSTLSPVSHGLDLQPVTYSEPAFWCSIAYYELNQRVGETFHASQPSLTVDGFTDPSNSERFCLGLLSNVNRNATVEMTRRHIGRGVRLYYIGGEVFAECLSDSAIFVQSPNCNQRYGWHPATVCKIPPGCNLKIFNNQEFAALLAQSVNQGFEAVYQLTRMCTIRMSFVKGWGAEYRRQTVTSTPCWIELHLNGPLQWLDKVLTQMGSPSVRCSSMS, encoded by the exons ATGTCCTCCATCCTTCCCTTCACCCCACCTGTTGTGAAACGACTCTTGGGATGGAAGAAGACTCCAGCAGGGAgcggaggagcaggaggaggaatcGGAGGCGTTGGGGAGCAGAATGGAGGTGGACAGGAGGAGAagtggtgtgaaaaagcagttaaaagCTTGGTAAAGAAGCTTAAGAAGACGGGACAATTGGACGAGCTAGAGAAAGCGATCAGTACACAGAACAGCAACACAAAGTGTGTCACCATACCCAG CAATTGCTCAGACCTTTGGGGTCTAGGCTCAGGCCACATGATAGAGCAGTGGGACTCAGCAGGCATGTACGGATACCCTGACCACAGCAG GTCACTGGATGGCCGTCTTCAGGTGTCTCATCGTAAGGGCCTGCCACACGTCATCTACTGCCGCCTGTGGAGATGGCCTGACCTTCACAGCCACCATGAGCTGAGGGCCATTGACACCTGCCAGTATGCATTCAACCTTAAGAAGGATGAAGTGTGTGTCAATCCCTACCATTATCAGAGAGTGGAGACACCTG tgCTGCCGCCGGTGTTGGTCCCACGTCACACAGAGATTCTGACAGAGCTTCCGCCTCTAGACGACTTTACAAACTCCATTCCTGAAAACACCAACTTCCCTGCAGGCATAGATCCTCCTAATAACTATATACCAG ACACTCCTCCACCTGGCTATATGAGTGAAGATGGCGAAACCAGCGACCAGCAGATGAATCAAAGTATGGAATCAG GCTCACCAGCAGAAATGTCACCGAGCACCCTGTCTCCTGTCAGTCACGGCCTGG ACCTTCAGCCAGTCACCTATAGTGAACCAGCATTCTGGTGCTCTATAGCTTACTACGAGCTAAACCAGCGGGTTGGAGAGACGTTCCATGCCTCACAGCCATCCCTGACCGTTGATGGCTTCACCGATCCCTCCAACTCTGAACGCTTCTGTTTAGGGCTTCTCAGCAATGTTAACAGAAATGCTACTGTTGAAATGACAAGGAGACATATAG GTCGTGGCGTGAGATTGTATTATATCGGAGGGGAGGTGTTTGCCGAGTGCCTCAGCGACAGTGCCATTTTTGTCCAGAGTCCTAACTGCAATCAGCGATATGGCTGGCACCCTGCCACAGTCTGCAAGATACCACCAG GCTGTAATCTGAAGATTTTTAACAACCAGGAGTTTGCTGCACTGCTGGCCCAGTCAGTAAATCAAGGGTTTGAGGCTGTATACCAACTAACCAGGATGTGCACCATCAGAATGAGCTTTGTCAAGGGCTGGGGAGCAGAGTACAG GCGTCAGACAGTCACCAGCACCCCTTGTTGGATTGAATTGCATCTCAACGGCCCCCTCCAGTGGTTGGATAAGGTGTTGACCCAAATGGGTTCACCCTCAGTGCGCTGCTCTAGTATGTCCTAA
- the LOC116324971 gene encoding heat shock protein 30-like → MLCSHGVQSALSPFMDFYWPVRSLWPEIKPLFYQQDLLQRNLQELRSSLELMDKLQHRILEETEPFQSSMAVQPLSCQLEKEGDKFALTLDTRGFSPEELSVRQVGRKLRVSGKTEKKQEDGKGSYSYRLQEFRQEFDLPEGLNPEAITCHLSPDGKLHIQAAKALCVEEAERELTIKRSSEDKPQQSVCSQAEDSRTETHSSTQDKPENMD, encoded by the coding sequence atGCTGTGCTCTCATGGAGTCCAGTCTGCACTCAGTCCATTCATGGACTTCTACTGGCCTGTACGCAGTCTGTGGCCAGAGATCAAGCCTCTGTTCTACCAGCAGGATCTCCTGCAGAGAAACCTACAGGAGCTGCGCAGCAGTCTGGAGCTGATGGATAAACTTCAACACAGGATCCTGGAGGAGACAGAGCCTTTCCAAAGCAGCATGGCTGTACAACCACTCTCCTGCCAACTGGAAAAAGAGGGAGACAAGTTTGCTCTGACGCTGGACACTCGAGGCTTTTCTCCAGAGGAGCTGTCTGTCAGGCAGGTGGGCAGGAAGCTGAGAGTCAGTGGCAAGACAGAGAAGAAGCAGGAGGACGGGAAAGGCTCGTACTCTTACAGACTGCAGGAGTTCAGACAGGAGTTTGATCTGCCCGAAGGACTGAACCCCGAAGCCATCACCTGCCACCTGTCTCCAGATGGGAAGCTCCACATCCAGGCAGCCAAAGCTCTGTGTGTTGAAGAGGCTGAGAGAGAGCTGACTATCAAGAGGAGCTCAGAGGACAAACCACAGCAGAGTGTGTGTTCACAGGCAGAAGACAGcaggacagagacacacagcagcacacaggACAAACCTGAAAACATGGACTGA
- the LOC120441220 gene encoding heat shock protein 30-like, with protein MLCSHGVQSALSPFMDFYWPVRSLWPEIKPLFYQQDLLQRNLQELRSSLELMDKLQHRILEETEPFQSSMAVQPLSYQLEKEGDKFALTLDTRGFSPEELSVRQVGRKLRVSGKTEKKQEDGKGSYSYRLQEFRQEFDLPEGLNPEAITCHLSPDGKLHIQAAKAPCVEEAERELTIKRSSEDKPQQSVCSQAEDSRTETHSSTQDKPENMD; from the coding sequence atGCTGTGCTCTCATGGAGTCCAGTCTGCACTCAGTCCATTCATGGACTTCTACTGGCCTGTACGCAGTCTGTGGCCAGAGATCAAGCCTCTGTTCTACCAGCAGGATCTCCTGCAGAGAAACCTACAGGAGCTGCGCAGCAGTCTGGAGCTGATGGATAAACTTCAACACAGGATCCTGGAGGAGACAGAGCCTTTCCAAAGCAGCATGGCTGTACAACCACTCTCCTACCAGCTGGAGAAAGAGGGAGACAAGTTTGCTCTGACGCTGGACACTCGAGGCTTTTCCCCAGAGGAGCTGTCTGTCAGGCAGGTGGGCAGGAAGCTGAGAGTCAGTGGCAAGACAGAGAAGAAGCAGGAGGACGGGAAAGGCTCGTACTCTTACAGACTGCAGGAGTTCAGACAGGAGTTTGATCTGCCTGAAGGACTGAACCCCGAAGCCATCACCTGCCACCTGTCTCCAGATGGGAAGCTCCACATCCAGGCAGCCAAAGCTCCGTGTGTTGAAGAGGCTGAGAGAGAGCTGACTATCAAGAGGAGCTCAGAGGACAAACCACAGCAGAGTGTGTGTTCACAGGCAGAAGACAGcaggacagagacacacagcagcacacaggACAAACCTGAAAACATGGACTGA
- the LOC120441219 gene encoding heat shock protein 30-like gives MLCSHGVQSALSPFMDFYWPVRSLWPEIKPLFYQQDLLQRNLQELRSSLELMDKLQHRILEETEPFQSSMAVQPLSCQLEKEGDKFALTLDTRGFSPEELSVRQVGRKLRVSGKTEKKQEDGKGSYSYRLQEFRQEFDLPEGLNPEAITCHLSPDGKLHIQAAKAPCVEEAERELTIKRSSEDKPQQSVCSQAEDSRTETHSSTQDKPENMD, from the coding sequence atGCTGTGCTCTCATGGAGTCCAGTCTGCACTCAGTCCATTCATGGACTTCTACTGGCCTGTACGCAGTCTGTGGCCAGAGATCAAGCCTCTGTTCTACCAGCAGGATCTCCTGCAGAGAAACCTACAGGAGCTGCGCAGCAGTCTGGAGCTGATGGATAAACTTCAACACAGGATCCTGGAGGAGACAGAGCCTTTCCAAAGCAGCATGGCTGTACAACCACTCTCCTGCCAGCTGGAGAAAGAGGGAGACAAGTTTGCTCTGACGCTGGACACTCGAGGCTTTTCCCCAGAGGAGCTGTCTGTCAGGCAGGTGGGCAGGAAGCTGAGAGTCAGTGGCAAGACAGAGAAGAAGCAGGAGGACGGGAAAGGCTCGTACTCTTACAGACTGCAGGAGTTCAGACAGGAGTTTGATCTGCCCGAAGGATTGAACCCCGAAGCCATCACCTGCCACCTGTCTCCAGATGGGAAGCTCCACATCCAGGCAGCCAAAGCTCCGTGTGTTGAAGAGGCTGAGAGAGAGCTGACTATCAAGAGGAGCTCAGAGGACAAACCACAGCAGAGTGTGTGTTCACAGGCAGAAGACAGcaggacagagacacacagcagcacacaggACAAACCTGAAAACATGGACTGA